GGAGAGGAGGATTCGAGGTCCCTGGCCCCTTCCGCGGGGGAGCTAGGTACGCGGCCCCTATCCGATTGGAGTAATATCACCCCACATCCTCATCAGTTAGCTAATTCGGTTGCCATAGCTATGAAGTAGAGGAATGGTTCAGACTTTTAGCCTTTTGGGGGATTGTGGCCTTGTGAGTGAGAAATTCCCTGGACGATAATTTCATTTGGCTAAGCGTATATAAGGGGCCCTAGGTGGGCAAACTCCCTCATTTCAGCTAAGCTGCACTTGCCCCAGCCCCGTACTTGGTTCTCGTTACAAGACTTTGCTGTCACCTGTTGACCGAACCAAACACTAGTTAAGTTGGCAATTGTCATGTGCATCACGAGTAGGGATGCATGCGGCCATGTCCGCAAAGTCTGCATCCACCCATGTTGTTGTTCGTTTCTGTATTGGCACGGTTATTATAGCAGCAGCGATTAGTGTATTTACGTCCACGCAGACACACGTGGACTCGGCGACACATCACGAGAGTCCCGCTGATAAGAGCGGGCCAAATTGGCTCTCCTTGGCTCCTTGCAGTATTTTCTAGCCCTGCCTTGCCACGAAATGCTGTGATTTTGTAGCACTTCTAAATGTATAGCCTAGAAAAAGGAGGCTAGAAGAATTCTAGCCTGTGATCCAAACGTTCCATGGTTTTAAAGCCTTAACACTTTGATTTTATAAGATAAATAAAGATGACTAGAATAAAAGTGCTGAACTCAATTCATGCTTCATCACTAAGACATTGAAATTAGATGATTTCATGGAGAAAAGAGGCCCACGTGAGCACACTTAGTAAGGTATTATCATCCCATCCCCAAATCCTAGAAACGACAGAAACACTTTACAGGTCATAATGCAGCTGTGATGTGCTTGAGCTGTAAAGTTCATGCCATTGAGGTCGAGGGCAAATCACGTTTGATGACCATGGGACGCTTCATAGCCGCAACCGCAAGCAGTGAAGCATTTCTTTTGCTGTAGACTAATAAGGTTGGGCATTAGCTTGTTGTGATCCTGTCTGGTGGGGTTAAGATGTCATGTTGCAAGTGGTAAGTAAATTGTGTCCAGTTGTGAGCTGCTTGTAGAAGTAGCAAAGTCGAGTTTACTTCATTCCTGAGCCATGGCATCAGGTTGTCACTTCTTAATGATGCACTAAGTGGTCTAAATAGTTGTTGCTTCTCAAGCTTGCTCTTAGCATTTTGCGTGGCCTCTAGTGTTATTGAGTAATTTTATCATAGACTACATTTTTTTCTTCATCTTCCTAGTTTTACTGAGCTTCTAGTCTGGAGGAATTAAGGCCACTTTGTTTACCTTGCACTTGCTAAAAGAAAATCAGGTGGATATAGTATTTACATACTGTGTCTTTTTATACACCTGTTTTGCCTTAACATTTGTGGAAGTTCTTGAAATAACATATTGATTTTCTTTAATTTCCACATGATTTGTTGTTTATTTCATTCAGAAACAAACAAGGGAGATTTGGCTGAAATAAGGAATGAAGATGCTCCAGCGTCCATTCCGCAAAAGCAGAAACCTTCTAAAGCAGAGAGGCGTGCTATTCAGGAGGCTCAGCGTGCTGCGAAAGCTGCCGCGAAGGAGGCAGGTAATACATTGTTTTCAGCCTTATATATAGTATGGTAATAATAAAACCTTCTCATCCACCCCCACTGTTTTTGGGTGTATTTTGGCTTGGTGACAGATGTGCTGCTTTGCAAAGTGAAAATTTTAACTTCCAAATAGGTTTAGGCAATTAATTGTAAATAGAGCTCACTTTCTGATGGATTCACATTTATTTACGATGATCTGAAACATCTATATTGGAGCCACAACTTCCTAGCATGACGGTCACATTAATTTGGACTGTAGGTTTATCAGGAAAGTCTACAGGCGCTGCTTCTGGGGCTAATCCTGCAACATCCAAGCAAGCTAAGCCAGCTAAAGTTTCTCAGAAGAAAGATGTGCCCCCTGCTCCAAGTACAGTTGCTTCTGAGAAGAAGGTGACTGAACGCCAACCAGAGAGAGATAGAAAAAAAGATGTTCCTCATCCGAGAATGCAGTTTGATGACGTGCATCGGGTGGAGAAAGCAAAAAAACGTGCAATTGTCAACCAATCAGAGGCTCGAAACAGAGTTGAATTGTTTAGGCATCTGCCACAGTACGTCCATGGCACTCAACTTCCTGACCTTGAGTCAAAATTCTTTCAACTCGAACCAATTCATCCTTCTGTGTACAAGGTAATTGCTATTCATCTACTCTACCCAAAATGTTATCTATATGTGACATAAATACTTTTGTTCTTCAATCTCAAGTATGGTCATGTGATACTGATTTGTTGTTCATCACACATTAACTCTTCATGCATTTAGGCGGATTACGGTATAGGAAACTAAGTATGTAACATTCCATTTATCAAGAATTAATAAATACTAGTGATAGTTTCATGACATAGATAAAAAAATAATCTGCAGCTATCTTTGATTCCTCTCTCTCCATTGTGGTCTGAAACTACATGCTTCTGTCCTTGTGTTACCCTTAGTTTAGTTTCAAGCACAGAATATTTTATGTATGGGAGAATGTGTGATGCTAGAGCGTTTATGAAACAATCATTTTCCTTTTCTGCCCCTTTTAttacaaatgtcaagtatcatgctCCTCCAGGAACAACTTGAGGGTTTTGGAGCTATTTTTAGTAAACAACCATTTTGGCCAAGAACAAAATAACTCATGTTTACCTTTTGTGTATAATGCCTAATTATTTAAATTTGTTTGTGAGATCACTGAAGCACTTTACAGTCACCAACTACAACATCAAATGGATCATATGATGTGAATGGTGTTACCTTAGAAGTGTCACGTAGGATATATGCTGTGGTGGAGAAGAGAGAAATCAGAAGAGAGAAAAATTGCCTTCTTTTAATTAAAAGATGATGTCCTATCAACAATTTCTCTCACCACATGTGTTGTTAATAGATTTGCTGATCTGGTAATTACTTACTGGCTCAACTTGGTCCTTAAATATACCAAGAAGGCCAGGTAAAACTAGTTAACGGTGTTCTTTTAATTTGCTTGACTGAATGTTAATTTCAGTTAAGTTAAATAACTCTTCTTTTCTTCGCTATCTTTCAGGTTGGGCTCCAATATTTGTCTGGTGAGGTATCTGGTGGCAATGGTCGTTGCATAGCAATGCTTCTTGCGTTCAGAGAGGCAATAAAAGATTACTCCACACCGCCAAATAAAACTCTCAGCAGAGACCTTACTGCAAAAGTCAGTAGTTATGTGTCATTTTTTATTGAGTGCCGTCCACTCTCAATTAGCATGGGCAATGCTATCAGGTTCCTGAAAAACAGGATTGCCAAGCTACCAATTACATTGTCGGAGTCAGAAGCCAAGGCCAGTCTTCAGTCTGATATTGATCGTTTTATTAATGAGAAGATAGTTGTTGCAGATCAGGTTATTGTCAGTCATGCCATCACAAAAGTCAGAGACGATGATGTCTTGCTAACATATGGGTCATCATCAGTTGTTGAAATGATTTTGGAGCATGCTCATGAACTTGGTAGGAAGTTCCGTGTTATAGTGGTGGATTCTCGTCCCAAGCTCGAGGGCCAAGGATTACTGCGTAGATTAGTGGCAAAGGGCATTAACTGCACATATACTCATATAAATGCAGTTTCATACATCATGCATGAAGTTACAAGAGTTTTCTTGGGTGCATCCTCGATATTATCAAATGGAACAGTTTATTCCCGAGTTGGCACAGCATCCGTGGCTATGGTGGCACATGCATTTGGAATTCCTGTTTTGGTTTGTTGCGAGGCATACAAATTTCATGAGAGGGTGCAACTTGATTCTATATGCGCTAATGAGCTTGGTACGCATATGTTCGTGTATGCATTGTAAGTATACATTCCGGTCATGCATAACAAGTTTCTTACACAATTTTTTGCTCAGGTGATCCAGATGTGATTTCAAAAATTCCTGGGAGGACAGATTTGGGCGATCTTAAGAACTGGGGTGACAACGAGAATCTCCAACTGTTAAATCTCATGTATGTACCTGAATACCATCTGTGGAATAGTTTCTTATAGATCCATTAATTTTACTTTGCATCAAAATAATTTTGCACACCTGATAGGTATGATGCAACCCCTTCTGATTATGTGTCGATGATCATAACGGATTATGGAATGGTAAGATACTCTTAAGCTTCTGGCCGTGGTCCATGCCGTTGTATATCGAAAGCTATTCATATATGGTATCTTTTcaatttgttgtcctcacataaacACAGTTATTGAATTTGGCTATTAGCAGTATAGCAAATGTTCATTCTATTACCAAATTTTACTAGCCTAGGATACAGTTTATTTCGTTTTAATGCTTTTACTATGGATGCACTTCATTGTGCTGTTAAGTGATCAAGTTAACCATTATTGTAAGCTGTCTAACAGCTGTCTG
Above is a window of Triticum dicoccoides isolate Atlit2015 ecotype Zavitan chromosome 5B, WEW_v2.0, whole genome shotgun sequence DNA encoding:
- the LOC119311689 gene encoding translation initiation factor eIF-2B subunit delta-like; this encodes MDLRRPPRSTSGGVEPKIRQVGFVTPGVSAPSEPPAAAAAAVSLPGAAAGSPPASDLSPGSLSPVMIPPPRHVDHLSPDSPSPPASDVLLLASSAPQPSSMRFAAASEFGEEDSRSLAPSAGELETNKGDLAEIRNEDAPASIPQKQKPSKAERRAIQEAQRAAKAAAKEAGLSGKSTGAASGANPATSKQAKPAKVSQKKDVPPAPSTVASEKKVTERQPERDRKKDVPHPRMQFDDVHRVEKAKKRAIVNQSEARNRVELFRHLPQYVHGTQLPDLESKFFQLEPIHPSVYKVGLQYLSGEVSGGNGRCIAMLLAFREAIKDYSTPPNKTLSRDLTAKVSSYVSFFIECRPLSISMGNAIRFLKNRIAKLPITLSESEAKASLQSDIDRFINEKIVVADQVIVSHAITKVRDDDVLLTYGSSSVVEMILEHAHELGRKFRVIVVDSRPKLEGQGLLRRLVAKGINCTYTHINAVSYIMHEVTRVFLGASSILSNGTVYSRVGTASVAMVAHAFGIPVLVCCEAYKFHERVQLDSICANELGDPDVISKIPGRTDLGDLKNWGDNENLQLLNLMYDATPSDYVSMIITDYGMLPPTSVPVIVREYRKEQLWV